The following are encoded together in the Humulus lupulus chromosome 5, drHumLupu1.1, whole genome shotgun sequence genome:
- the LOC133778521 gene encoding uncharacterized protein LOC133778521, translating into MAEKDQVRPLAPVATNRFRSDEDDNLSIQLKVPRRRTYVKCCGCVTAILVLIAVTFIILAFTVFHVRGPIVKMITVTGDPRQLANITALVAASSNLTLIADMSVKNPNVASYRFGNTTTAVYCGGAEVGEGRNLGGIARARRTMRMNLTVDVSPAKLLTAPGFLAEYQANKSLTMNSFTRIVGRVKILNIVKKEVVVRLNCTVTYNLSSNAIQRQHCIRRVIL; encoded by the coding sequence ATGGCGGAAAAAGACCAAGTCAGGCCCTTAGCTCCAGTAGCCACCAATCGATTTCGCAGCGATGAAGATGACAATCTCTCGATTCAGCTCAAGGTTCCTCGGAGAAGAACGTACGTCAAGTGCTGCGGCTGCGTAACGGCGATACTCGTGTTGATCGCCGTCACGTTTATAATTCTCGCCTTCACCGTATTCCACGTCAGAGGTCCGATCGTCAAGATGATCACCGTCACCGGCGATCCGCGTCAGTTGGCGAACATAACCGCCCTCGTAGCGGCATCGTCGAATCTGACGCTAATCGCCGATATGTCGGTGAAAAATCCAAACGTGGCGTCGTATCGGTTCGGGAACACAACGACGGCCGTCTACTGCGGCGGCGCCGAGGTCGGCGAGGGGAGGAATCTGGGGGGAATCGCCAGGGCGAGGCGGACGATGAGGATGAATCTGACGGTCGATGTTTCTCCGGCGAAGCTTTTAACGGCGCCAGGATTTTTGGCCGAGTATCAAGCTAACAAATCGTTGACTATGAATAGTTTCACGAGAATCGTTGGAAGAGTTAAGATTCTGAACATCGTTAAGAAAGAAGTTGTCGTTAGATTGAATTGTACCGTGACATACAACCTCTCAAGCAACGCAATTCAACGACAACATTGTATACGACGTGTTATCCTCTAA
- the LOC133778522 gene encoding probable membrane-associated kinase regulator 2 yields the protein MEAFSLLKYWRGGGGTGGGSGGDVAGNIRPTSAVATIVTAVSKNAAETDDDDDDDDGPFFDLEFAVNDDDEAEVGDEDEENTPNGEEPSSGESGNSLDDSDLDEEEEEEAEVVVEDEDEDEECNGEEVDEREFNFTLSSGSSNDRTDTNLALSPSDDLFFKGKLVPIESSSIVFSPSEANSKPAQFPVSLLKSATKFRVFMLGLKKSRSNAATTTTTNNNTNNNGGEKTEPVNGSVSSGPKQQPKKQETQQKDPAEKHQSQKNQQQGKFFTVKLKVEEVPIVSLFTRDNSSRVSNKSQKQSSENEATAATAAAAAAVSSEEKRFAKEVVQKYLKMVKPLYVRVSRRYGEKLKFSGQLSLNGSVAKAATSPPASTVAQKPNPTEAQASTQASAPVHAASNNSAVEKSQTVEPEAPEAPANNANKSLKQVNLPAGLRVVCKHLGKSRSASSTAAVAPTGTAASKRRDDSLLQQQDGIQSAILHCKRSFNAARDSESNLLSRCASDPSNEKSLDLSRKPSDLAKSSGDQRS from the exons ATGGAAGCTTTCAGTTTGCTTAAATACTGGAGAGGTGGCGGTGGCACTGGGGGTGGTAGCGGCGGAGATGTTGCTGGGAACATCCGACCCACTTCTGCTGTCGCTACGATTGTAACGGCCGTCAGTAAAAACGCGGCTGAAACTGACGACGACGATGATGACGACGATGGACCCTTCTTTGACTTGGAGTTCGCGGTCAACGACGACGACGAAGCTGAAGTTGGAGACGAAGATGAAGAGAATACCCCAAACGGAGAAGAACCCAGTTCGGGAGAAAGCGGTAACAGCTTAGACGACAGTGATCtagacgaagaagaagaagaggaagccgAAGTCGTTGTCGAAGACGAAGACGAAGACGAGGAGTGTAATGGTGAAGAGGTTGACGAGAGAGAGTTTAACTTCACACTCTCTTCTGGCTCAAGCAATGATCGTACGGACACCAATCTGGCTCTCTCTCCTTCTGATGATTTGTTCTTTAAAGGTAAGCTGGTCCCCATCGAGTCTTCTTCCATCGTTTTCAGTCCCTCCGAGGCTAACTCGAAACCAGCCCAGTTCCCTGTTTCGTTGCTTAAATCCGCCACCAAGTTTCGAGTCTTCATGTTGGGGCTCAAAAAATCGAGATCAaatgctgctactactactactactaataataatactaataacaATGGCGGAGAGAAGACAGAGCCTGTCAATGGATCTGTTTCTTCTGGTCCCAAACAACAGCCCAAAAAACAAGAAACTCAACAGAAGGACCCAGCCGAAAAACATCAATCCCAAAAGAATCAACAACAGGGGAAGTTCTTCACTGTTAAGCTAAAGGTCGAAGAAGTTCCTATTGTCTCTCTGTTCACCAGAGACAACAGCTCCAGAGTTTCGAACAAGTCTCAGAAACAGAGCTCCGAAAACGAAGCAACTGCAGCTacggctgctgctgctgctgcggtATCCTCGGAGGAGAAACGTTTCGCTAAAGAAGTTGTGCAGAAGTATCTTAAAATGGTGAAGCCTCTTTACGTTCGAGTTTCGAGAAGGTATGGTGAGAAGTTAAAGTTTTCTGGCCAGCTTAGCCTGAATGGTTCGGTGGCCAAAGCAGCCACTTCGCCGCCTGCGTCGACGGTGGCTCAAAAGCCGAACCCGACGGAGGCTCAGGCTTCGACTCAGGCTTCAGCTCCGGTTCATGCGGCGTCTAACAACTCTGCTGTTGAGAAGAGTCAAACGGTGGAGCCGGAAGCTCCAGAAGCTCCGGCTAACAACGCTAACAAGTCTCTGAAACAGGTAAACTTGCCAGCCGGGCTTAGGGTGGTCTGTAAGCATTTGGGTAAAAGCCGTTCGGCTTCATCGACGGCCGCCGTTGCTCCGACGGGTACGGCGGCGTCCAAACGACGAGATGATTCGCTTCTTCAACAGCAAGATGGTATCCAAAGCGCTATACTCCATTGCAAGAGATCATTCAATGCTGCTAGAG ATTCAGAGTCAAATCTTCTATCACGGTGTGCGAGCGATCCCTCGAATGAAAAATCTTTGGACTTGTCAAGAAAGCCATCTGATTTAGCCAAAAGTAGTGGTGATCAACGGTCGtga